The proteins below come from a single Orcinus orca chromosome 6, mOrcOrc1.1, whole genome shotgun sequence genomic window:
- the NUP188 gene encoding nucleoporin NUP188 isoform X4, producing MIHCSFHSPNSAEKVKANKDVASPLKELGLRISKFLGLDEEQSVQLLQCYLQEDYRGTRDSLKTVLQDERQSQALILKIADYYYEERTYILRCVLHLLTYFQDERHPYRVEYADCVDKLEKELVTKYRQQFEELYKTEAPTWETHGNLMTERQVSRWFVQCLREQSMLLEIIFLYHAYFEMAPTDLLVLTKMFKEQGFGSRQTNRHLVDETMDPFVDRIGYFSALILVEGMDIESLHKCALDDRRELHQFAQDGLICQDMDRLMLTFGDIPHHTPVLLAWALLRHTLNPEETSSVVRKIGGTAIQLNVFQYLTRLLRSLASGGNDCTTSTACMCVYGLLSFVLTSLELHTLGNQQDVIDTACEVLADPSLPELFWGTEPTSGLGIILDSVCGMFPHLLSPLLQLLQALVSGKSTAKKVYSFLDKMSFYNELYKHKPHDVISHEDGTLWRRQTPKLLYPLGGQTNLRIPQGTVGQVMLDDRAYLVRWEYSYSSWTLFTCEIEMLLHVVSTADVIQHCQRVRPIIDLVHKVISTDLSIADCLLPITSRIYMLLQRLTTVISRPVDVIASCVNCLTVLAARNPAKVWTDLRHTGFLPFVAHQVSNMSQMISAEGMNAGGYGNLLMNSEQPQGEYGVTVAFLRLITTLVKGQLGSTQSQGLVPCVMFVLKEMLPSYHKWRYNSHGVREQIGCLILELIHAILNLCHETDLHSSHTPSLQSLCICSLAYTEAGQTVINIMGIGVDTIDMVMAAQPRSDGAEGQGQGQLLIKTVKLAFSITNNVIRLKPPSNVVSPLEQALTQHGAHGNNLIAVLAKYIYHKHDPALPRLAIQLLKRLATVAPMSVYACLGNDAAAIRDAFLTRLQSKIEDMRIKVMILEFLTVAVETQPGLIELFLNLEVKDGSDGSKEFSLGVWSCLHVVLELIDSQQQDRYWCPPLLHRAAIAFLHALWQDRRDSAMLVLRTKPKFWENLTSPLFGTLSPPSETSEPSILETCALIMKIICLEIYYVVKGSLDQSLKDTLEKFSSEKRFAYWSGYVKSLAGHTADTEGSSCTSLVEYQMLVSAWRMFLIIATSHAEIMHLTDSAVRRQLFLDVLDGTKALLLVPASVNCLRLGSMTCTLLLILLRQWKSELGSVDEILRPLTEILEGVLQADQQLMEKTKAKVFSAFITVLQMKEMRVSDIPQYSQLVLNVCETLQEEVIALFDQTRHSLASGSATEDKDSMETDDCSRPRHKDQRDGVCVLGLHLAKELCEVDEDGDSWLQVTRRLPLLPTLFTTLEVSLRMKQNLHFTEAALHLLLTLARTQQGATAVAGAGITQSICLPLLSVYQLSTNGTVQTPGTSRKSLDAPSWPGVYRLSMSLMERLLKTLRYNFLTEALDFVGVHQERALQCLNAVRTVQSLACLEEADHTVGFLLQLSSFRKEWHFHLPQLMRDVQVNLGYLCQACTSLLHSRKMLQHYLQNKNGEGIPSAVAPRAQRPPTAAPSCSSSKQPTPDTEASEQRALHTVQYGLLKILSRTLAALRHFTPDVCQILLDQSLDLAEYDFLFALSFTTPTFDSEVAPSFGTLLATVNVALNMLGELDKKKEPLTQAVGLSTQAEGSRTLKSLLMFTMENCFYLLISQAMRYLRDPAVHPRDKQRMKQELSSELSTLLSSLSRYFRRGAPSSPAAGILPSPQGKSTSLSKVSPESQEPLIQLVQAFVRHVQR from the exons ACTGAGCGCCAGGTGTCTCGCTGGTTTGTTCAGTGCCTTCGGGAGCAATCCATGCTGctagaaattattttcctttatcatgCATACTTTGAGATGGCACCTACTGACCTATTGGTATTAACCAAGATGTTTAAAGAGCAAGGATTTGGTAGTAGGCAGACTAACAGGCACCTGGTAGATGAGACCATGGATCCTTTTGTGGATCGGATTGG ctACTTCAGTGCCCTTATCCTGGTGGAAGGCATGGATATTGAATCCTTGCATAAGTGTGCTTTGGATGACAGAAGAGAACTGCACCAGTTTGCCCAGGACGGGCTTATCTGTCAG gATATGGACCGTTTGATGTTGACCTTCGGGGACATTCCACATCACACCCCAGTGCTTTTGGCTTGGGCTCTCCTCCGTCACACCCTGAATCCAGAAGAGACAAGCAGTGTTGTCCGGAAGATAGGTGGCACAGCCATCCAGCTGAACGTATTTCAGTATTTGACCCGACTACTCCGCTCACTGGCCAGTGGGGGAAATGAT TGTACCACTAGCACCGCGTGCATGTGTGTCTATGGACTCCTTTCTTTTGTTCTGACCTCGCTGGAGCTGCACACACTGGGCAATCAGCAG GATGTAATCGACACAGCATGTGAAGTCCTGGCAGACCCTTCTCTTCCAGAACTGTTCTGGGGAACA GAGCCAACCTCTGGTCTTGGGATCATTCTGGACAGTGTATGTGGAATGTttccccatctcctctccccactcctgcAATTGCTACAAGCCCTCGTATCAGGGAAGTCTACTGCCAAGAAG GTGTATAGTTTCTTGGATAAGATGTCTTTCTACAATGAACTTTATAAGCACAAGCCCCATGATGTGATCTCCCATGAAGACGGAACTCTCTGGCGGAGGCAAACACCCAAACTCCTTTACCCTCTTG gGGGTCAGACCAACCTTCGCATACCTCAAGGCACTGTGGGCCAAGTAATGTTGGACGATAGGGCCTACCTGGTACGCTGGGAATACTCTTATAGCAGCTGGACCCTCTTCACCTGTGAGATTGAAATGCTGCTTCATGTTGTTTCCACTGCAG ATGTGATTCAGCACTGCCAGCGGGTCAGACCCATCATTGATCTGGTCCATAAGGTCATCAGTACAGACCTGTCGATAGCAGACTGTCTCCTGCCCATCACGTCCCGCATCTACATGCTGCTGCAGCG GTTAACAACCGTGATCTCCCGGCCTGTGGATGTCATTGCTTCTTGTGTCAATTGCTTGACCGTTCTGGCTGCccggaacccagcaaag GTCTGGACTGATCTTCGTCACACAGGCTTTTTACCTTTCGTGGCCCACCAGGTCTCCAACATGAGTCAGATGATTAG TGCTGAGGGGATGAATGCTGGAGGGTATGGAAACCTCTTGATGAATAGTGAACAGCCCCAGGGCGAGTATGGAGTCACTGTTGCCTTTCTGCGCTTGATCACCACTCTTGTCAAG GGGCAGCTTGGTAGTACCCAGAGCCAAGGGCTGGTGCCCTGTGTCATGTTTGTGCTGAAGGAGATGCTGCCGAGTTACCACAAGTGGCGGTACAACTCCCACGGAGTGAGAGAACAGATTG GTTGCCTGATCCTGGAGCTGATTCATGCAATACTGAACCTGTGTCATGAGACAGACCTGCACAGCAG TCATACCCCCAGTCTGCAGTCTCTCTGCATCTGCAGCCTGGCCTATACGGAAGCAGGACAGACTGTGATCAATATCATGGGCATTGGCGTGGACACTATCGACATGGTGATGGCTGCTCAGCCCCGCAG TGATGGGGCAGAGGGCCAGGGGCAGGGCCAGCTGCTGATCAAGACGGTGAAACTGGCATTCTCCATCACCAACAATGTTATTCGGCTGAAACCTCCTTCTAATGTGGTGTCCCCCCTGGAACAGGCTCTCACACAACATG GTGCCCATGGGAACAACCTTATTGCTGTTCTTGCCAAATACATCTACCACAAACATGACCCTGCTTTGCCCCGTCTTGCCATCCAGCTACTGAAACGTCTGGCCACG GTGGCCCCAATGTCAGTATATGCCTGCCTGGGCAATGATGCGGCTGCCATCCGCGATGCCTTCCTGACCCGACTGCAGAGCAAGATTGAGGACATGCGCATCAAAGTCATGATTCTGGAATTCCTCACAGTTGCCGTAGAGACGCAGCCAGGCCTCATTGAACTGTTTCTGAATCTGGAGGTGAAGGATGGCAGTGATGGCTCCAAG GAATTCAGCCTTGGGGTGTGGAGCTGTCTCCATGTGGTGCTGGAGCTGATTGATTCCCAGCAGCAGGATCGCTACTGGTGCCCACCGCTGCTGCACCGTGCAGCCATTGCCTTTCTGCATGCCCTGTGGCAGGACCGTCGGGACAGTGCCATGCTGGTCCTCAGAACCAA ACCCAAGTTCTGGGAGAATTTAACCAGTCCACTATTTGGaaccctttctcctccctcagaAACATCCGAG CCCAGCATCCTGGAAACCTGTGCCCTAATCATGAAGATAATTTGCTTGGAGATATACTATGTAGTTAA GGGCTCATTAGACCAGTCTTTAAAAGATACACTCGAGAAATTTTCCAGCGAGAAACGCTTTGCCTACTGGTCAGGGTATGTCAAGTCCTTGGCAGGTCACACGGCTGACACAGAGGGCAGCAGCTGCACCTCCCTGGTAGAGTATCAGATGCTGGTCTCCGCCTGGAGGATGTTTCTCATCATCGCCACCAGTCAC GCGGAGATAATGCACCTGACCGACTCTGCAGTGCGTCGCCAGCTCTTTCTTGATGTGCTCGATGGGACCAAGGCGTTA CTCCTAGTCCCCGCCTCCGTGAACTGCCTCCGCCTGGGCTCCATGACGTGCACTCTGCTGCTTATTCTTCTCCGGCAGTGGAAGAG TGAGTTAGGTTCTGTGGATGAAATCCTCAGACCCTTGACGGAGATCCTGGAGGGAGTGCTGCAGGCAGACCAGCAACTCATGGAGAAGACCAAGGCCAAGGTGTTCTCAGCATTCATCACGGTGCTGCAGATGAAGGAGATGAGAg TGAGCGACATCCCCCAGTACTCCCAGCTGGTGCTGAACGTCTGTGAGACCCTCCAAGAAGAGGTGATTGCACTCTTCGACCAGACCCGCCACAGTCTGGCATCAGGCAGTGCCACAGAGGACAAGGACAGCATGGAAACTGACGACTGCTCCCGGCCCCGGCACAAGGACCAGCGGGATGGG GTGTGTGTCCTGGGCCTGCATCTGGCCAAGGAGCTGTGTGAGGTGGACGAGGATGGCGACTCGTGGCTGCAGGTGACCCGCAGGCTCCCCCTCCTGCCGACCCTCTTCACCACCTTGGAGGTGAGCCTTCGCATGAAGCAGAACCTGCATTTCACTGAGGCCGCGCTGCACCTGCTCCTTACCCTGGCTCGCACCCAGCAG ggggccacagcagtggcTGGAGCCGGCATCACCCAGAGCATTTGTTTGCCCCTCCTCAGTGTGTACCAGCTCAGCACCAATGGGACAGTGCAG ACGCCCGGCACCTCTCGGAAGTCGCTGGACGCCCCCTCTTGGCCGGGTGTCTACCGCCTGTCCATGTCCCTGATGGAGCGGCTCCTCAAAACCCTGCGCTACAACTTCCTGACCGAGGCCCTGGACTTCGTGGGGGTTCACCAGGAGCGGGCCTTACAG TGCCTCAATGCGGTGAGGACGGTACAGAGTCTGGCGTGCCTGGAGGAGGCGGACCACACCGTGGGCTTCCTCTTGCAGCTCTCCAGCTTCAGGAAGGAGTGGCACTTCCACCTGCCTCAGCTTATGCGGGACGTCCAG GTAAACCTGGGCTACCTGTGCCAGGCCTGTACCTCCCTCCTGCACAGCCGCAAGATGCTGCAGCACTACCTGCAG AACAAAAACGGGGAGGGCATCCCCTCGGCTGTCGCCCCCCGAGCTCAGCGGCCACCCACAGCTGCCccctcctgctcctcctccaAGCAGCCCACTCCTGACACAGAGGCCTCGGAGCAGCGGGCCTTGCACACCGTCCAGTACGGGCTCCTCAAGATCCTCAGCAGGACCCTGGCGGCCCTGCGCCACTTCACCCCCGACGTGTGCCAGATCCTGCTGGATCAG TCCCTGGACCTTGCTGAATACGACTTCCTGTTTGCCCTGAGCTTCACCACTCCCACCTTTGACTCCGAAGTGGCCCCCTCTTTTGGGACCCTTCTGGCCACAGTGAATGTGGCCCTAAACATGCTTGGTGAG ctGGACAAGAAAAAGGAGCCTCTCACCCAGGCAGTGGGGCTCAGCACACAAGCGGAAGGGAGCAGAACACTGAA GTCCCTCCTGATGTTTACCATGGAGAACTGCTTCTACCTGCTCATCTCCCAGGCAATGCGTTACCTTAGGGACCCGGCTGTGCACCCCCGGGACAAGCAGCGGATGAAGCAGGAGCTCAGCTCAGAGTTG AGCACTCTGCTCTCCAGCCTCTCACGCTACTTCCGCCGGGGAGCCCCCAGCTCCCCTGCTGCTGGCATCCTTCCCTCGCCTCAGGGCAAGTCCACCTCTCTCTCCAAGGTCAGCCCTGAGAGTCAGGAGCCTCTGATCCAGCTAGTGCAGGCCTTTGTCCGGCACGTGCAAAGATAG